In Vibrio bathopelagicus, one DNA window encodes the following:
- a CDS encoding DUF1566 domain-containing protein translates to MSVSLVSTLLIACGGAESDPKLKQSQTQPNSQNVSGIALDGYLHNAKVCLDKNSNAMCDSADGEIATTDAEGRFQLDVDNDATQYPILVEAVAGVTIDMDSPNQPIESGFTLEVPSNNSDVISPVTSLIASVSRTSGISFDAASQLVANDLGIDKQLAIGDYSASSSAKSREVHMFARGVTRVLQEAQIASVDAGVDQVNARKGAMYKLAELDLAEFKAKTDLLSHGASGTDSALKQLGKEYRDQLKVSQEDVDGNEIIAKPPAPKHGQVNDASDTFNWQFVRGFNQNTDYEYSLDSGKTWATVIRKPIVVGKQAFEKGVVQVRVAASSARNTPAGKPILSDKAFTLTTVPAAPAWVTVNNALNQFDWAFIDSFNELDLYEYSLDNGSSWTKATEKPQNIRDLDIPLGHLKVRVAKDDSLGHPTGLSAASETSMTVTPVQPTQPVLEFADDSTNQINWLWVNGYNAPSFYEINLGSGWKDVTTLPYLVGNVSLPANSISVRVKSNALDARPAGVPLVISSAFTRSESQPVSPTMPIVDDAENSFAWTDVEGFTGSDYYEYSLDRGITFSPATSNPQTIPDEAFSKGQICVRVKAESDPQHDPGEALCSDKLYSVTPDKPVAPTSPISHDGLDTFDWTFVGGFSEATDYEINALNTGWTVVTTKPYQLNDQAYAVDSIQVRVKRDPVTGRPSGSELTNNIPFTVRPSAPNAPTGLVVNDTDNTLDWAYFGEFTQPEHFEVTLDSGSTWTRVTTKPIAIGNVDKNIAEVQLRVGKNLTNGMPHGTATPTTKAFTKVFEIPAPTSPEIVNTFTGSNPVNTNGLQWAYLTANVEGQSVRFDQAEYYEFTNDKGLTWHPVVSRPQFIGPEAYDKANVGVRLKKNAKQGVSNSISDTLWATTANSRFTALKFVPMKNRSQAADFSYGGSWNTYSLNCIAEYDDKGQGEPTFWAERFSSEIDTVFDKITKVDDCGIAGWTLPDTNEVITLSQRDPATLPSNLRSYLISNQAQNILADKNGAAVTINKGQESVEQYYSKYAYAKWQLPSGPQLVSDIDASTTSVDTLLNTQNSIVKGAEAYLTTWLTNNQKKAQSYTALETQAQAKAVELAAFTKPWLDELNTVTTKLTIYEFQVSVAQSRTDAESLEFVTKVKAYKEKAAKLQQNSNGLNVLVEGAKFAQKMAFTQKSSVMLTDATSAIGSASLASELHQASLDLYNAIAVLESQYAQVADFITQLNTATNGIGSEFDSLMALYQTFIKEMNTTATLHDLAQSKVLAKDGLKQAADNGFSVSQANAMVSNRFAKLDELGNYLPNDTTYQQGWRCVEDTQISGKRRVWALLKDGLPHGADDLAYDASSAGYASILGSNELLANANNNKLCGFSDWEVPHLAQLLSINTKAVEGSNSKMTLDTDVFPNYLGLKPEYDKSYFDGGTTFYYWSSAASGDQQYITSYDTKESSQTLTKARTDGSEDKVVLARLFREKSANYQYLNAQGTVVTNRQNAVCAQDTDSNLVWQLFSRGDSSRFKKYVDIAPLITAQNTKSICGKANWRYPTKAELYSLLPLNNEVFEFNNATGGSYHYYITSDAAPYGRFKGLNMTTMAENEVSTTSYSSAYLYRLIAD, encoded by the coding sequence ATGAGTGTTTCACTCGTTTCCACACTGCTAATTGCTTGTGGTGGAGCAGAGTCAGACCCTAAGCTTAAACAGTCACAAACCCAGCCAAATTCTCAGAATGTTTCAGGCATAGCTTTGGATGGTTATTTGCACAATGCGAAGGTTTGTTTAGACAAAAATAGCAATGCTATGTGCGACTCTGCTGATGGAGAAATTGCCACCACAGACGCCGAAGGACGATTTCAGCTAGACGTCGACAATGACGCTACTCAATACCCAATATTGGTCGAAGCGGTTGCAGGCGTCACCATCGATATGGATTCACCAAATCAGCCCATTGAATCCGGCTTTACGCTAGAAGTGCCGAGTAACAATTCGGATGTAATTAGCCCAGTGACCTCTTTGATTGCCAGTGTGTCGAGAACCAGTGGTATCAGTTTTGATGCAGCATCCCAGCTTGTTGCCAATGACTTAGGAATCGACAAACAACTGGCTATTGGTGATTACTCCGCCTCTAGCTCAGCTAAAAGTCGCGAAGTACATATGTTTGCGCGCGGCGTTACTCGCGTACTTCAAGAAGCACAAATAGCCTCTGTGGACGCAGGTGTTGACCAAGTAAATGCTCGTAAAGGTGCAATGTATAAATTGGCCGAACTTGATTTGGCAGAATTTAAAGCCAAGACAGATTTACTCTCTCATGGAGCATCTGGAACCGACAGTGCATTGAAGCAACTTGGTAAGGAATACCGAGATCAACTTAAGGTCTCCCAAGAAGATGTCGATGGTAATGAAATCATCGCTAAGCCTCCCGCTCCCAAACATGGTCAAGTCAATGATGCATCAGACACCTTCAATTGGCAGTTTGTGCGTGGCTTCAACCAAAACACAGACTACGAGTATTCATTAGATTCCGGTAAAACTTGGGCAACCGTGATTCGTAAACCGATTGTTGTTGGAAAACAGGCGTTCGAAAAAGGAGTCGTTCAAGTTCGAGTGGCCGCATCTAGCGCTCGTAATACGCCAGCAGGCAAACCGATTCTTTCAGATAAAGCATTCACCCTGACCACAGTTCCTGCGGCACCAGCCTGGGTTACAGTGAATAACGCACTCAATCAGTTTGACTGGGCATTTATCGACTCGTTTAATGAGCTAGACCTTTATGAATACTCATTAGATAACGGTTCGAGTTGGACAAAAGCGACTGAAAAACCACAGAACATCCGAGATCTCGATATTCCTCTTGGACACCTAAAAGTTCGTGTTGCTAAAGATGATTCTCTAGGTCACCCAACCGGTTTAAGTGCAGCTTCAGAAACATCGATGACGGTAACCCCAGTACAACCAACGCAGCCAGTACTGGAATTTGCTGATGACAGCACTAATCAAATCAATTGGCTTTGGGTTAACGGATACAACGCTCCGTCTTTCTACGAAATTAATCTAGGTAGCGGTTGGAAAGACGTGACCACACTGCCTTATCTCGTTGGCAATGTTTCACTTCCTGCGAACTCGATTTCGGTTCGCGTTAAGTCAAATGCATTGGATGCACGCCCTGCAGGCGTTCCATTGGTCATTAGCTCTGCATTCACTCGCTCAGAAAGCCAGCCTGTATCGCCAACCATGCCAATTGTCGATGACGCTGAAAACTCGTTCGCATGGACAGACGTTGAAGGATTTACGGGCAGTGACTACTACGAATACTCTTTAGACAGAGGCATTACTTTTAGCCCTGCAACTAGCAATCCACAAACTATCCCAGATGAGGCTTTTTCCAAGGGCCAAATCTGTGTGAGAGTCAAAGCAGAATCTGATCCTCAACATGATCCTGGTGAAGCGCTATGTTCAGACAAGCTTTACTCAGTTACTCCTGATAAGCCTGTAGCACCTACATCACCAATATCTCACGATGGGTTAGACACATTTGATTGGACGTTTGTAGGCGGTTTTTCAGAAGCAACGGATTACGAGATCAATGCGCTCAACACAGGCTGGACAGTCGTTACCACAAAGCCATATCAGCTAAACGACCAAGCTTACGCCGTCGATTCAATCCAAGTACGAGTTAAACGAGATCCGGTTACTGGCCGCCCTAGCGGTTCAGAGCTTACCAACAATATTCCGTTTACCGTTCGCCCATCAGCGCCAAATGCTCCAACAGGTTTAGTGGTTAACGACACAGACAACACGCTCGATTGGGCATACTTTGGCGAATTCACTCAACCCGAGCACTTCGAAGTAACGCTTGATTCCGGTTCAACTTGGACAAGAGTGACCACCAAGCCTATTGCTATTGGCAATGTAGACAAGAACATCGCTGAAGTGCAGTTACGAGTGGGTAAAAACCTTACCAATGGTATGCCTCATGGTACGGCCACGCCAACAACAAAAGCCTTTACCAAGGTGTTTGAAATACCAGCTCCAACCTCACCTGAGATTGTGAATACTTTCACAGGCAGCAACCCAGTCAACACGAATGGACTTCAGTGGGCTTACTTAACCGCCAATGTTGAGGGGCAATCGGTTCGTTTTGATCAAGCCGAATACTATGAGTTCACCAATGATAAAGGCCTCACTTGGCACCCTGTCGTTTCGAGACCTCAATTTATTGGCCCTGAAGCATACGACAAAGCTAATGTCGGTGTCCGATTAAAAAAGAATGCGAAACAAGGTGTATCGAACTCAATCAGTGACACCCTTTGGGCTACAACGGCTAATAGCCGCTTCACGGCATTAAAATTTGTACCGATGAAAAACCGTTCGCAGGCCGCTGATTTTAGTTACGGTGGCTCATGGAATACCTACTCCCTAAATTGCATTGCTGAATACGATGATAAAGGACAAGGGGAACCGACGTTTTGGGCGGAACGATTCTCTTCAGAAATCGATACTGTATTCGATAAGATCACAAAGGTAGATGATTGTGGTATCGCAGGTTGGACGCTTCCAGACACCAATGAAGTGATCACGCTATCACAGCGAGACCCTGCGACACTGCCATCAAACCTAAGAAGCTACTTAATATCGAATCAAGCACAAAATATATTAGCGGATAAGAATGGCGCCGCTGTCACTATAAACAAAGGTCAAGAATCTGTTGAGCAGTATTACAGTAAATACGCATACGCTAAATGGCAATTGCCATCAGGGCCTCAGCTGGTAAGTGACATTGATGCTTCAACAACATCTGTTGACACCCTACTCAATACACAAAACTCAATTGTAAAAGGGGCCGAGGCTTACCTAACAACATGGTTAACGAACAATCAGAAAAAAGCGCAAAGCTACACCGCCTTAGAAACGCAAGCGCAAGCAAAAGCTGTTGAACTGGCGGCCTTTACTAAGCCATGGCTCGACGAATTGAATACAGTGACCACGAAGCTCACCATTTACGAGTTTCAAGTCTCTGTTGCTCAAAGCCGCACTGATGCAGAGAGCCTTGAGTTCGTTACCAAAGTAAAAGCTTACAAAGAAAAAGCTGCGAAACTACAGCAAAACTCGAACGGGTTAAATGTACTAGTAGAAGGCGCTAAGTTTGCTCAGAAAATGGCTTTCACCCAGAAAAGCTCGGTGATGCTAACCGATGCCACAAGTGCGATAGGCTCAGCTTCATTGGCTTCAGAACTGCATCAGGCAAGTTTGGATCTCTACAATGCCATTGCCGTATTAGAGAGCCAATATGCGCAAGTCGCTGACTTCATTACTCAGCTGAATACCGCGACCAACGGAATTGGCTCTGAGTTTGATTCGCTCATGGCTCTATATCAAACATTTATCAAAGAGATGAACACAACAGCCACACTCCACGATCTCGCTCAGTCTAAAGTGTTAGCAAAAGATGGACTAAAACAAGCGGCAGACAATGGATTTAGTGTTTCTCAAGCCAACGCAATGGTAAGTAACCGCTTCGCCAAGTTGGATGAACTAGGAAACTACCTACCAAATGACACGACCTATCAACAAGGTTGGCGCTGCGTTGAAGACACGCAAATTTCAGGAAAACGTCGAGTATGGGCACTACTTAAAGATGGACTACCGCATGGGGCAGACGATCTTGCTTATGATGCTTCATCGGCCGGATACGCCAGCATACTAGGCAGCAACGAATTACTCGCTAACGCTAATAACAATAAGCTGTGTGGTTTTAGTGACTGGGAAGTTCCGCACTTAGCGCAGTTGCTGTCGATTAACACCAAAGCTGTCGAAGGTTCAAATTCAAAAATGACCTTGGATACAGACGTATTTCCAAATTACTTGGGACTAAAGCCAGAGTACGACAAGTCTTACTTTGATGGTGGAACCACGTTTTATTACTGGTCTAGTGCAGCAAGCGGTGATCAACAATACATCACGAGTTACGACACTAAGGAAAGTAGCCAAACCCTAACTAAAGCTCGTACCGATGGTTCTGAAGACAAAGTCGTCTTAGCTCGATTATTCAGAGAAAAGTCTGCTAATTATCAGTATCTAAATGCGCAAGGGACGGTGGTAACCAATCGACAAAATGCAGTGTGTGCTCAAGACACAGACAGCAACTTGGTTTGGCAACTCTTCTCTCGAGGTGATAGTAGCCGTTTCAAGAAATACGTAGATATTGCTCCTCTTATCACCGCACAAAATACCAAGAGTATTTGTGGCAAAGCCAATTGGCGTTACCCGACAAAAGCTGAACTCTATAGCTTATTGCCACTTAACAACGAAGTATTTGAGTTCAACAACGCTACCGGCGGCAGTTACCACTACTACATCACCAGTGACGCAGCACCTTATGGCCGCTTCAAAGGATTAAATATGACGACGATGGCGGAGAATGAAGTATCTACAACGAGCTATTCGTCAGCTTATCTATATCGATTAATTGCAGACTAA
- a CDS encoding Flp family type IVb pilin, which translates to MFNKKKQRGAAAIEYAILAAAMSVVLLNFVGGKNGDLTEAITGAYQTVVEQLEDAQKSE; encoded by the coding sequence ATGTTTAACAAGAAAAAGCAGCGCGGCGCGGCCGCTATCGAGTACGCAATTCTCGCAGCAGCAATGTCAGTGGTTTTACTCAATTTTGTAGGTGGCAAGAATGGCGATCTAACCGAAGCCATTACTGGCGCGTACCAGACTGTCGTCGAACAGCTCGAAGACGCTCAAAAGTCAGAATAA
- the cpaB gene encoding Flp pilus assembly protein CpaB: MTAKRLMLLSLFCSVLGLSVLLLSQTNNESASTSVSATEQTIKVLVPTRTIEIGQTYTPNSFRWKTIPLEELENYIDYVTPKDISADHTMSGLARTKLVKDSVLSKADITEPKGGYSLSLKLQPGYRAISVPVDQVTSNSGFIEPGDRVDILLLGSQDGELLRYGNSSQGLYVTTIVHDARVLAFNNKQTAESYQKARESTGFENGIPEDSSVSLEVTPEQANQVVLAKQLGKLTLVLRGQNETQDQPQHANAVTLKVISPDTTQVLPDVGLVEFRADNKTVKTNTGADNNG; this comes from the coding sequence ATGACTGCCAAGCGACTCATGTTGCTGTCGTTATTTTGCTCGGTGCTCGGATTATCCGTATTACTGTTGAGTCAAACCAATAACGAGTCTGCGAGCACCTCTGTATCGGCTACAGAGCAAACTATCAAAGTGCTGGTTCCAACTCGCACTATCGAGATAGGCCAAACCTACACTCCAAACTCGTTTCGATGGAAAACTATTCCATTGGAAGAGTTGGAAAATTACATCGACTACGTGACACCTAAAGATATTTCAGCCGACCACACGATGTCAGGGCTAGCACGCACCAAGTTAGTCAAAGACTCCGTGTTATCGAAGGCTGACATTACAGAACCTAAAGGGGGCTACTCACTCTCATTGAAGTTGCAACCGGGCTATCGCGCGATTTCGGTTCCTGTCGATCAAGTCACGTCAAACTCAGGCTTTATTGAGCCGGGCGATCGAGTGGATATTCTCCTACTCGGCTCACAAGATGGTGAGCTGCTACGTTATGGAAACTCATCTCAAGGATTGTACGTTACAACGATAGTGCATGATGCAAGAGTCTTGGCATTCAACAACAAGCAAACGGCAGAGTCTTATCAAAAGGCTCGGGAATCTACTGGTTTCGAAAATGGTATTCCTGAAGACAGCAGTGTCTCTTTAGAAGTGACACCCGAGCAAGCAAACCAAGTGGTACTTGCGAAACAGTTAGGAAAGTTAACGCTTGTATTGCGCGGGCAAAACGAGACTCAAGATCAACCTCAACACGCAAATGCAGTGACGCTGAAAGTCATTTCTCCAGATACAACTCAAGTGCTACCTGACGTAGGTTTAGTGGAATTTAGAGCCGACAATAAAACTGTTAAAACTAATACTGGAGCTGATAACAATGGCTAA
- a CDS encoding type II and III secretion system protein family protein — protein sequence MANICRWWGVLLLSSLCVSFASAASTFDVTINEARMIRLPEKAKSIFISSTHIADYQTLTNTKVMIFGKRAGSATITVLNEQERVIYTNKIRVTHNSREFNELVKNKFPEASVNAESLGGKLWLKGRVPSPMMAHNIVSLAKGYLSPIVGSTQQQENSGSEGNNSNSNSANQNQQTQPNDDELINQLVVTMPNQVNIRVKIAEVSRNVSNKLGIKWGSIAGGVGQFSFSKLPNVSSWGKPSITALIDALATNGMMSVLAEPNLTAMSGEDAEFLVGGQVPLPLITADTTQIEYKDFGVKLNFTPTVLSQNRISLKVNPEVSNVSIESQQVIHGTNFPSFTTRSASTTIELASGQSFALGGLLKSEDIEQLQKVPLIGEIPVLGSLFRSTEFTRRETELIIIVTAYLVQPTRSDSMPLPTDGLIPLSDVERLLAWPRNQQKASHNQATYTDNQKPRLLGDNGFYY from the coding sequence ATGGCTAATATCTGTCGTTGGTGGGGTGTTCTCCTGCTTTCAAGCCTATGTGTCTCTTTTGCATCTGCAGCATCAACATTTGATGTCACGATCAATGAGGCAAGAATGATTCGCTTACCAGAAAAAGCGAAATCCATTTTCATCTCTAGCACCCATATCGCTGATTACCAAACCTTAACCAATACTAAGGTGATGATATTTGGTAAGCGAGCTGGCAGCGCTACGATCACCGTTTTGAATGAGCAAGAGCGCGTGATTTATACCAATAAAATTCGCGTGACGCACAACAGCCGCGAGTTCAATGAACTGGTCAAAAATAAATTCCCTGAAGCCTCAGTAAACGCGGAATCTCTTGGCGGAAAATTATGGCTTAAAGGACGCGTTCCTTCTCCAATGATGGCACACAACATCGTGTCGCTAGCGAAAGGCTACCTATCCCCTATCGTGGGTTCTACCCAACAACAAGAGAACTCAGGTTCAGAGGGCAACAATAGCAACAGCAATTCAGCCAATCAAAATCAACAAACTCAACCCAATGATGATGAGCTGATCAATCAGTTGGTTGTCACCATGCCAAATCAGGTCAACATTCGTGTAAAAATCGCTGAAGTATCGAGAAATGTATCCAACAAATTGGGGATAAAATGGGGTTCGATCGCTGGTGGTGTAGGGCAATTTTCATTTTCAAAGCTGCCTAACGTCAGTAGCTGGGGCAAACCGAGTATTACCGCTCTAATTGATGCGCTAGCGACTAACGGCATGATGTCTGTACTTGCTGAACCTAACTTGACGGCGATGTCAGGTGAAGACGCTGAGTTTCTTGTTGGTGGGCAAGTACCGCTACCACTGATTACGGCTGACACCACTCAGATTGAATACAAGGATTTCGGTGTGAAACTGAATTTCACGCCGACCGTGCTCAGCCAAAACCGCATTAGTTTAAAGGTGAACCCAGAAGTCAGTAACGTCTCAATCGAAAGCCAACAAGTGATACACGGAACTAACTTCCCTTCTTTTACCACTCGTAGCGCCTCTACCACCATTGAATTGGCCAGTGGGCAGAGCTTTGCTTTAGGCGGGTTATTAAAATCGGAAGACATCGAACAGCTACAAAAAGTACCTCTTATCGGTGAAATACCTGTCCTCGGTAGCCTATTCCGCTCGACTGAATTCACTCGTAGAGAAACCGAACTGATCATCATAGTAACCGCGTACCTGGTGCAACCGACTCGTTCGGATTCAATGCCACTTCCAACCGATGGCTTAATCCCGTTGAGCGATGTTGAACGTTTACTTGCATGGCCAAGAAATCAACAAAAAGCATCACATAATCAAGCGACTTATACCGACAACCAGAAGCCTCGCTTACTGGGTGACAACGGGTTCTACTACTGA
- a CDS encoding CpaD family pilus assembly lipoprotein has protein sequence MNKLSLLLPALIALAGCAPTPTTQQPSVDVVSVTNKLTLTLSGKTMSAQEKADISDFIARRGTLSNLMVKIENTTPKGASQSEKVRLHLIESGLYPSQISVSNPSVQGQGALTIFVESYRAKVTACDAGKTPRTTLNAYRTQRNFGCANASALAQMVANPKDLIVGQPIDSAQGQKAVSSIDNYFAPPAQNQQTNSGSSNTTLGGSQ, from the coding sequence ATGAACAAATTATCCTTATTACTGCCCGCTCTCATTGCGCTTGCGGGTTGCGCGCCAACGCCTACAACCCAACAACCTTCTGTGGATGTGGTGTCCGTGACAAACAAACTAACTTTAACATTGTCGGGCAAAACGATGTCGGCTCAAGAGAAAGCTGACATCTCTGACTTTATTGCTCGTCGAGGAACGCTGTCCAACTTAATGGTCAAGATCGAAAATACGACACCGAAAGGAGCAAGCCAAAGCGAAAAAGTCAGGCTTCACCTCATCGAGTCAGGGCTTTACCCTTCTCAAATTTCAGTATCGAATCCATCGGTACAAGGTCAAGGTGCACTCACGATTTTTGTTGAATCTTATCGTGCCAAAGTAACGGCATGTGACGCGGGTAAAACACCAAGAACCACGCTCAACGCTTATCGTACTCAGCGCAATTTTGGCTGTGCGAATGCCAGCGCACTTGCGCAAATGGTCGCAAATCCAAAAGACCTGATTGTTGGTCAACCCATCGACAGTGCACAAGGACAAAAAGCGGTGTCTAGCATCGACAATTACTTTGCACCACCAGCACAAAACCAACAGACAAACTCTGGTTCTTCGAATACCACGCTAGGAGGTTCGCAATGA
- a CDS encoding P-loop NTPase codes for MNQVHNLTVLIAASEQLDTLALTYTLNDFGINNITTSSNQEDDVVRQVLKNDVKTIFLDVLNSELPESKQVVQRLIQRTGCQVIAIGHSTEIFAYRGMLASGASDYLVNPVTPQDLEHVSFAALQLNNEKRNEKIVSIVSAKGGSGSSTIIATLSQQLAELDKRVTCMDLDFSMGDLDLLLNVEGNTALVELLQYPERLDPLVFERSGISVSSEHTLFTGYLPLDTTPFWPQKSAFDQFTKFCLQSSDYLLIDIPTYSLRDQVGFEALKSADIRIIVVEPTLSSIRNAGQIIKRLQNQTASQTIVVLNHCKSDSASLISVNDVEKSLGTSVDVVIPFLPNHFLSKSSLGQPAHKGNRKVKIAFNSLLELVTGEPQQGSRRFWKRGA; via the coding sequence ATGAATCAAGTACATAATTTAACGGTACTCATCGCGGCATCGGAGCAACTCGATACACTAGCGCTTACATACACACTGAATGATTTCGGTATCAACAACATCACGACCTCTTCGAATCAAGAAGATGACGTGGTGAGACAGGTACTTAAGAATGATGTTAAAACCATCTTCCTCGATGTACTGAATAGCGAATTGCCAGAGTCGAAACAGGTTGTGCAGCGTTTAATACAACGTACTGGGTGCCAAGTTATCGCGATTGGTCATTCAACTGAAATTTTTGCTTACCGTGGAATGCTCGCATCCGGTGCCAGTGACTACCTAGTCAACCCAGTGACACCACAAGATCTTGAACACGTCTCTTTTGCTGCTTTGCAACTCAACAACGAAAAACGAAATGAAAAAATCGTTTCCATTGTCAGTGCAAAAGGTGGCTCAGGAAGCAGCACCATTATCGCGACGTTATCACAGCAGCTTGCCGAACTCGATAAACGAGTAACCTGTATGGACCTCGATTTTTCGATGGGTGATTTGGATTTGCTACTCAATGTCGAAGGTAACACGGCTTTGGTAGAGCTTTTACAATACCCTGAAAGATTAGACCCCCTCGTGTTCGAGCGCAGCGGAATCAGTGTGTCATCCGAGCACACGCTCTTTACCGGTTATCTACCTTTAGACACCACACCCTTTTGGCCACAAAAGAGTGCATTTGATCAGTTTACAAAATTCTGCCTGCAAAGTTCAGACTACTTACTGATCGACATCCCGACCTATTCCTTACGCGACCAGGTTGGCTTTGAAGCGTTAAAAAGTGCCGATATCCGCATCATTGTGGTGGAACCTACACTCAGCTCCATTCGCAATGCAGGTCAGATAATCAAACGACTTCAAAACCAAACGGCTTCACAAACTATTGTGGTGTTGAACCATTGTAAGTCCGACTCCGCATCCCTTATTTCGGTCAATGATGTGGAGAAATCACTCGGTACATCCGTAGACGTCGTCATTCCGTTTTTGCCTAACCATTTCTTGAGCAAGTCATCGCTTGGACAGCCAGCCCATAAAGGCAATAGAAAAGTGAAGATCGCGTTTAACTCTCTACTTGAGCTAGTTACTGGTGAGCCGCAACAAGGCAGCCGCCGTTTTTGGAAGCGAGGCGCATAA
- a CDS encoding CpaF family protein, whose amino-acid sequence MFGHNTQVIDPIEANRVRSHEALTSTPSVREHYHVIHEEVIKAIDPSVVVSLSASDLEARIAEMVADIVISKQLPLGHKDVAHSVEQLLNEFLGLGPLQPLIEDQGITDIMVNGYREVYVERSGKLQKTAVQFRNEEQLLNLARRIVSKVGRRIDESNPLVDARLDDGSRVNVMIPPLALDGTYISIRKFNENKLTLSQLAQFGAMSKSMVKLIDIIVRSRLNVLVAGGTGAGKTTLLNAMSFSISPQERIITIEDTAELRLQQPHVVRAETRPANAEGLTPITQRELVRNALRMRPDRIILGEVRGNEAFEMMQAMNTGHDGSLCTLHANSATDALVRMENMLMMSQATLPLFSLRRQIADTIDVVIQVERMRDGKRRIVSITEVQGLEGEQYVTQDLFTFKPLSEDQQGNLIGEYKSAKCVPSFNEKAKYHQLDAQLRVAMELEVG is encoded by the coding sequence ATGTTTGGTCACAACACACAAGTCATTGATCCAATTGAAGCGAATAGAGTTCGATCGCATGAAGCCCTAACATCAACACCTTCAGTTCGTGAGCATTATCATGTAATTCATGAAGAGGTCATCAAGGCGATCGACCCTTCGGTTGTTGTGAGCTTAAGTGCTTCCGATCTTGAAGCTAGAATTGCCGAAATGGTAGCTGATATCGTGATCTCTAAGCAGTTACCGCTTGGTCACAAAGATGTCGCTCATTCGGTGGAACAACTGCTCAATGAGTTTCTAGGTTTAGGTCCACTACAGCCCTTAATTGAAGACCAAGGCATTACCGACATCATGGTCAATGGGTACCGTGAAGTCTACGTAGAACGCTCAGGAAAATTGCAAAAAACGGCAGTTCAATTTCGAAATGAAGAACAACTTCTCAACCTAGCGCGACGCATCGTCAGCAAGGTTGGGCGAAGAATCGATGAGTCCAATCCATTAGTCGATGCTCGATTGGATGACGGTAGCCGAGTCAACGTGATGATCCCACCGCTAGCGCTTGATGGCACCTACATTTCAATCCGAAAGTTCAACGAGAATAAGCTGACGCTTAGCCAGTTGGCGCAGTTTGGCGCAATGTCGAAATCGATGGTTAAACTTATCGATATTATTGTTCGCTCACGCCTTAATGTGCTTGTTGCAGGAGGCACTGGTGCAGGTAAAACCACACTTCTCAATGCGATGTCTTTTAGCATTTCGCCTCAAGAACGCATCATTACCATTGAAGACACCGCGGAACTGCGTCTACAACAACCTCATGTTGTAAGAGCAGAAACTCGCCCAGCCAATGCCGAAGGCTTAACGCCAATTACCCAGCGAGAGTTGGTACGAAATGCTCTACGTATGCGACCAGATCGCATCATTTTAGGCGAAGTTCGTGGCAATGAAGCGTTTGAAATGATGCAAGCCATGAACACAGGCCATGATGGTTCACTGTGTACATTGCACGCAAACTCGGCGACTGACGCACTAGTTCGTATGGAAAACATGTTGATGATGAGCCAAGCGACACTGCCTCTGTTCTCATTACGTCGTCAAATTGCAGACACCATCGATGTCGTTATACAAGTCGAAAGAATGCGTGATGGCAAACGACGCATTGTTTCAATCACCGAGGTGCAAGGGTTAGAAGGAGAACAATACGTCACTCAAGATCTGTTCACATTCAAGCCTTTATCGGAAGATCAACAAGGCAACCTGATTGGCGAATATAAGAGCGCTAAGTGCGTGCCAAGCTTCAATGAAAAGGCCAAATACCACCAGCTAGATGCTCAACTAAGAGTGGCAATGGAGCTTGAAGTCGGATGA